TCTGGTGGAGGGTTGAGAACAAGGAGCCCAAGGATTCGGTATTCTGGGATGCGTATAATGGGCATATGGAAACGATGGGAACGGCGAGAGACGAGCTTGTGAACGTCGTTCGCTTGTCCGTTCAAGCTGACAAAGCTGCAAAGGTCGCGAGCGAGCTTATTGAGGCCAAGCCGCTTCTTGCAGAGCAGGTTGATGGTCCAAGCGGGAACAAGCCGCGGTCCCTGGAGGCGGTGTGAGGAAGTCGCGGAATAGGCGAATTCCCATCTAGCCTAATCCTCTAAGGCTCCTCCCTGCTGATTTCGGCCTCCGGAATCGCCCCAGGATCGACGAACGAGGGCATCCGAAGGGTAAGGGTACGGGTCGCCCTCTCGTCGTTCCTGGAGCCTCCTGCTTCGTCGGCGGGATCCGGCGATCAAAACCGATGACTCGGCGCCAGATCCGATGACGAACCCGCGTCTCGGCGCAGATCCGTTTACGAAACCGCATACAGAAAAAGGAATTCTCATGGAGTCGATGGCGTGTCTGGCGGTATTGGTGTGTATTGCCACACGTTGTTCGCGGCTCTTTCCCAAGTGAATAGCGAAGAAAAATTGAAAGCCTCCAACCCTGGCGCTTTTACCGGCGACGGGAAGGAGGCTCTTAGTTTGGGTCGGTGGGGAACGTGCCTTGGTCCGCTACCTAGGGTAGAGTAGGGGCCATGGACTTCATCAAATCGGCTGCCGAAATCTTCCTGACGCCCACCCTGTCGGTTCTGGCGCTGGTTCTCACCCAGCTATGGATGGACAGTCGGAGAGGCGATCCATTCACGCTGCAACTGCGTGCCCTCCAGATCGAGGCGTGCCAAGAGATCGTCCGAACCGCCTATTTGACGGAGGTTCCCGAAGTCTTAGAAGCCCAAGCCATTAGGGGCAAAATGCTTGACGAACTTTTGGCTCTTGAGGATGTGCGGATAAAGCACGCGGCGATCCTTCCGGCTTCCGTCTTCCTTGCACTATATGACCTTCAAGAAGTCAAGGCTCAAGCATGGTCTGCCACAAGAGCAAGCCAGGAAGCGGACGAAGAGGATCGAGCCTCCTTTCGCATAGAGGAAAGAAACGCGCATCGGAGGGTTTCAGAAAAACGAGGCGCACTCATTGAAACGATACGAACAGAGATTAGGACCGACCATGGAACCCGGCGCGCAAATGACGCAATCGATCCGCCTCCCATTCTGGAAAAGGTCCGAGAAATTCTCAAGCGAGGAAACGAATTGAAAAAGCCCGCATCCCCAGCCGCATAGTCTGCTAGTTGGGTGCTCTCTTCTTGCGCCGTTTCTTCCGGGCTGCCTTGCGCCAAGACGCGAGGGACGGAACAACGAGCCGGAACCAAGCCCACGGCGCGAGCAACCCGGCTGCCATTGCCTTACTGCGGGTTCCGGCCTATGTCGATCACCGATACCGGTCGAAGCTGATCACCGATTCCGGAGCATGCCGATCACCGATTCCATGGTAACGCCCGGGTTAATAGGTGACAGTTGGTCCGGGCGACATCGGTTACAGCTGCCCGACCCAGATAGGTGACACGATCTCTTTGAGCCGCTTTGATCGCTCTCCGAAGGGAGAATCGATCATGTGGAAGGAGCGTACACGCGTGGACGAGCGAGTTCAGCTGGTCAGTGAATACCTGAAGGGCGTCCAATCCATGACCGCGATCTGTCGAGGTTTCGGAGTTAGTCGAAAGACCGCGTACAAGTGGGTCTCTCGATACCAAGCAGATGGCCCGGGTGGGCTCGAGGATCGGTCCCGGGCGCCACTTTCCCACCCGAGCCGAATCGAACCCATGGTCGTTGAGGCTCTTCTCACGGTTCGTCGTGCTCACCCGCACTGGGGCCCCCGGAAGATCCTCGCCTGGCTGGGCAGAAAGCAGCCGCAGCTGGCGCTCCCATCGGCCAGCACAGGAAGCGCGATCCTGGCAAAGTACGGACTCGCTCGGTCACGCCAGGCGCGCAGGCGCACGCCACCGTTCACGGATCCATTCGCCGATGCGGACGCCCCCAACCGCATTTGGTGTGCCGACTTCAAAGGTGATTTCAAGAAGGGAGACGGCAAGCGTTGCTACCCGGTGACGTTTACTGATGGCATCAGTCGGTACCTGCTGAAATGCAGGGCCCTCCGGAGCACCAAGCGGATTGGTGTCCAACCGGTCTTCGAAGCAGCCTTCCATGAGTTCGGTCTACCGGATCGAATCCGGACTGACAATGGTACGCCGTTCGCCAGCCGGGGAGCTGGAGGTCTTTCGCAGCTTTCGGTTTGGTGGGTGAAGCTCGGCATCTGCCATGAGCGCATTGAGCCAGGCCGCCCGGATCAGAACGGTCGGCACGAACGTATGCACCGCACGCTCAAGCAGGAGACCATCTCCCCAGCAGCTCCTACGTTTCGGGCCCAGCAAGCGAGATTCGACCGGTTCCAACGAGAATACAACGAAGAGCGTCCACACGAGGCTCTGGGGAATGCCCCTCCATCGTCGTCCTACGTCGTTTCGCCCCGCTCGTACCCTAGTCGGCTGCCGGAGATTCACTACAGGGATGGTCTGAAGGTACGCAAGGTCGCTGCAAGCGGTCGGATGCGATGGAATGGCGCCATGGTCACAATCGGCCACGCCCTGGAGGGAGAATGGATCGGGCTGGAAGAAGCCGATGGTTTGCACCACGTCTACTTTGGCAACGTAAACCTAGGATTCATCGACGACCAGCGACCTAGCTTAGGCCTGATCCGGCCTCCAACGAAGTGCTGGGCGAGAGTGAAGTAGTAGCTGTTCGAACCGTGTCACCCATCTCAGTCGGGCAGGTGTCACCCATCTAGCTGGGCCAGACTGTTACCCATGTACCCTCTTGCACACCGGAACAGGTGATCGGCTTGCGTCGGAACAGGCGATCGGCATCGCCGGAATCCGCAGTCTTGGTCGGTCATGCCTTGTTCTTTCGTCTAGCGGCTTCCTGCTTGGTCTTGAGGGAGTGACAGGGGGAGCAGAGGGATTGAAGGTTCGAGGGGTCTAGCCTTGCGCCGCCGTCGATAAGCTCGCGGATGTGGTCCACAAGGAACGCGGCTCTAACTCTTCCGCTGGAGAGGCAGAGAGCGCACAAGGGGTGCTTCGATAGGTGGGAGTCGCGGAGCTTCTTCCAGGCGTGATCGTAGCCCCGTTGGGAGGCCGAACCGCGCTTCTGGTCATACGCTGCGTCGTTGAGTGTATCGCGCTCGTAGGGGTGTTCTGGGCAACGGAAGACTCTGAAGCCTTGAACGAGGTTGGGGCACCCTGGGAAGCTGCATGGTCGATCCGGGGATTGAGCCATGACTAGATCCCGAGAACGAGCTTGGCTCCGAGAAGCGCCATGACGAAGGCGAGGATGCTTCCGAATGCGCTTGCACCTGCTACCGCTCCAAGGAACTTGACGCGGGAGGTTTCGAGGATGCGGATTCGGCCTTCGTGATCTTCTACTTGCTCGATAAGGTTCAGCGTCTTTTCGACGATGCGGATCCGGTTCTCGTGGTCCTGGATGGTCGATTCTAGGTTGGTAGAGGCCATGGTGTTGTCTCGGTGGCGATCGCGCCTGATGCTGTCGGCGGCAAAAGGAGTAGCCCCAACCCGGCAGGAGAGAACCGGGAAGGGGCAGTCCAGAGAACCAACCAAGGAGAGAAATGGAGAAGACAGCTACATGCACTACGGATGAAAGGGCGGGCGAAGAGACTGGAGGCGCCTGCTACGCTCCAGGGAGGAGCGGAGACGCGATGCTTTAGAGGGGTGCTGCTACAGTGGTGCGGGAACTAGCTGGTAGCGGGATCGAATGTCTCTCTGCCCTTGATCCTTAGATTGGAGTCCAGTTCTCAAGGGGTGCAGAAAAAAGCGACGTGAGAGATCAGTCCTCGTCTGACGGCGGGAAAGCCCCTGGGCAGTTCAGCGCAAGAGACAGAGCCAAATCAAAGAACTCGTCGCTCTCCGTCGTCGGCCAGACCTGTAACGGGTGAGAGGCACAACCCGGCATGTTCCTAACGAACCGCGCCTTTGCCCATGCCACCCTAGTATCCATACTATCGCCGTCGAAGATCTCGTCTTTGGTCAGAAGCGTTTTTCCGTAGCCGAGAAATTCGCTCTTGCACTTGCTGCATCGAACGTCGATGTAGACGAAATCGGCCATCCCCTCGTTCCCTTCACTGGCGGAATCGAAGAGTCTACCAAGGTTCTGGGAGAGGGTGGCGGGCCATTTCTCGTTCTTCGGAAATTCCCTAGGCTACGGTCGCCCATGCCTCGCCCCGCTTGATGCGGTAGACGTGTCCCAGGCCAATATTGAAAGTTCTGGAAATCTCGCCTGCCGCCTGATGTTGTTCCAGCGGATTGGTTCTTCTGCTACCTGATCAATTTCTTGATTCGTCAAAATTCACTCTGTCGGCTCGTAGGAGCGACCCCCAGGAGCGACGTAGAGCCGCTAGGCGAAGCCGCTGCCGTAGGCGCTTGCGCCGTAGGCA
The Vulgatibacter incomptus DNA segment above includes these coding regions:
- a CDS encoding IS481 family transposase; the protein is MDERVQLVSEYLKGVQSMTAICRGFGVSRKTAYKWVSRYQADGPGGLEDRSRAPLSHPSRIEPMVVEALLTVRRAHPHWGPRKILAWLGRKQPQLALPSASTGSAILAKYGLARSRQARRRTPPFTDPFADADAPNRIWCADFKGDFKKGDGKRCYPVTFTDGISRYLLKCRALRSTKRIGVQPVFEAAFHEFGLPDRIRTDNGTPFASRGAGGLSQLSVWWVKLGICHERIEPGRPDQNGRHERMHRTLKQETISPAAPTFRAQQARFDRFQREYNEERPHEALGNAPPSSSYVVSPRSYPSRLPEIHYRDGLKVRKVAASGRMRWNGAMVTIGHALEGEWIGLEEADGLHHVYFGNVNLGFIDDQRPSLGLIRPPTKCWARVK
- a CDS encoding HNH endonuclease signature motif containing protein; this translates as MAQSPDRPCSFPGCPNLVQGFRVFRCPEHPYERDTLNDAAYDQKRGSASQRGYDHAWKKLRDSHLSKHPLCALCLSSGRVRAAFLVDHIRELIDGGARLDPSNLQSLCSPCHSLKTKQEAARRKNKA